The Paenibacillus dendritiformis region ATTCCCATGCTGCCGACCTCTGCATGATGAATGCCTATCTTGGCCAGCGGTTCGCGGCGGCCGCCCGGGAAGCGGCAGCAGCGGCCGGGCTCCCGATGGAAGACATCGATCTGATCAGCTCCCATGGGCAGACGGTCTGGCACCAGCCGGAAGCGGACATCGAAGATCGCTACAGTGTTCCGTCCACGCTTCAGATCGGGGATTTGTCCGTTATCGCGAAGCTGACAGGGCGGCCCGTGGTCGGAGATTATCGCCCCGCCGATATGGCCGTCGGAGGCCAGGGGGCACCGCTTACACCGTATGCGGATTATATCTTTCACCGCCATGAGCGCATGGGCCGCATTGCCCAAAATATCGGCGGCATCGGGAATTGCTCGATCGTGCCAGCCGGGGCCGATGCGGATCAAGTGGCTGCCTTCGACACCGGTCCGGGCAATATGCTGATTGACCAGGCTGTGTGCCGGCTGTCGGAAGGGGCGCTGGCCTATGACCGCAATGGCAGCTGGGCCGCACAAGGCCAGGTGAGCGAAGCGTGGCTGTCTGAGCTGCTGGAGCATCCTTACTATGCCCAGAAGCCGCGGAAGACGACAGGCAGAGAAATGTTCGGCGAGGCTTATGCCACGACTTTGATAGAGGCCGGTATGGAACGCGGCTTGCCGGCTGCCGATATCGTGGCTACCTTCACGATGCTGACGGTTCAGACCATCGCCGGTGCATACCGTGACTTTATATTCCCGGAGCATGACATCCATGAAGTGATCGTCAGCGGAGGCGGGGCCCGCAACGAGACGATGATGCGATGGCTCGCGGCAGAGCTGCCCGAACAGCGGGTACAGCGCTCGGATGAGGTTGGCTTGCCTGCCGACGCGAAGGAGGCGATTGCCTTCGCCGTGTTGGCGAATGAATTTGTGCACGGGATCGCGAATCAGCTTCCTTCCG contains the following coding sequences:
- a CDS encoding anhydro-N-acetylmuramic acid kinase; amino-acid sequence: MRIVMPNRPYRTIIGLMSGTSLDGIDAAVVRVQGSGTGTEVELLEFHCIEYDAELRDRMKRLCGKEHSHAADLCMMNAYLGQRFAAAAREAAAAAGLPMEDIDLISSHGQTVWHQPEADIEDRYSVPSTLQIGDLSVIAKLTGRPVVGDYRPADMAVGGQGAPLTPYADYIFHRHERMGRIAQNIGGIGNCSIVPAGADADQVAAFDTGPGNMLIDQAVCRLSEGALAYDRNGSWAAQGQVSEAWLSELLEHPYYAQKPRKTTGREMFGEAYATTLIEAGMERGLPAADIVATFTMLTVQTIAGAYRDFIFPEHDIHEVIVSGGGARNETMMRWLAAELPEQRVQRSDEVGLPADAKEAIAFAVLANEFVHGIANQLPSVTGASRPTVMGKLALP